Proteins from a single region of Chaetodon trifascialis isolate fChaTrf1 chromosome 10, fChaTrf1.hap1, whole genome shotgun sequence:
- the rag2 gene encoding V(D)J recombination-activating protein 2 produces the protein MTLQPLTPVNCASLLQPGCSLLQLDGEVLLFGQKGWPKRSCPTGVFGIRFKHGEMKLRAISFSNDSCYLPPLRCPAVCRLDPYDGLPESYLIHGGRTPNNEISSSLYLLTMDSRGCNRKLTLCCKEKELVGEVPGARYGHTMSMVQSHGKIACVLFGGRSYMPAGERTTETWNSVVDCPPQVFLFDLEFGCSSAHTLPELSDGQSFHLALAREDCVYFIGGHSLTLDSRPPRLFRLRIELLQGSPLLSCETLDTGISISSAIISRTGPSHRYIILGGYQSDSKKRMECSTVILDEKGIQFEHLEPPNWIPDIIHSRTWFGGSAGEGSVLLGVPTEGRPSQPDMHYFYHVSFQTEGEGKEEEGTQGCSQESTDYDDSTPLEDSEELYFGREPHELEDSSDGEKDTYNEEDEEDESQTGYWIKCCLSCQVNPNTWEPYYSTELHRPAMIFCSRGEEGHWVHAQCMELSETLLRRLSQGSKKYFCLDHGGLPYQEMTPPREVMPLKRTPMKVKDRKTPPVIKISPAKKSFFRRLFD, from the coding sequence ATGACCCTGCAGCCATTAACTCCAGTGAACTGTGCAAGCCTGCTGCAGCCcggctgctctctgctgcagctggatggTGAAGTTCTCCTGTTTGGCCAGAAAGGCTGGCCCAAGCGCTCATGTCCAACAGGGGTATTTGGGATTCGGTTCAAACATGGTGAGATGAAGTTGAGGGCCATCTCGTTCTCCAATGACTCATGCTACCTTCCACCATTACGTTGCCCTGCTGTTTGTCGCCTCGACCCCTACGATGGCCTTCCAGAGAGTTATCTCATCCATGGTGGCCGCACCCCAAATAATGAGATCTCATCCAGCTTGTATCTGCTCACCATGGATAGCCGTGGCTGCAATCGTAAACTGACCTTGTGCTGCAAAGAGAAAGAACTGGTCGGAGAAGTGCCAGGTGCCAGATATGGCCACACGATGAGCATGGTTCAAAGTCATGGGAAGATAGCTTGTGTGTTGTTTGGGGGTAGATCCTACATGCCTGCTGGAGAGCGGACCACAGAGACCTGGAACAGCGTCGTCGACTGTCCTCCTCAGGTGTTCCTGTTTGACTTGGAGTTTGGTTGCTCCTCTGCTCACACTTTACCTGAGCTTAGCGATGGACAGTCTTTCCATTTAGCCCTTGCCAGAGAAGACTGTGTCTACTTCATCGGTGGCCACTCACTCACGCTGGACTCCCGCCCCCCTCGACTCTTTCGCCTGCGCATTGAGCTTCTGCAGGGCAGCCCCTTGCTTTCCTGTGAGACTCTGGACACCGGCATATCCATCTCCAGTGCTATAATCAGTCGTACAGGTCCTTCTCACAGATACATCATCTTAGGTGGGTATCAGTCAGACTCTAAGAAGAGGATGGAGTGTAGCACTGTGATTCTGGATGAGAAAGGGATCCAGTTTGAGCACTTGGAACCACCTAATTGGATCCCAGATATCATTCATAGTCGTACTTGGTTTGGCGGCAGTGCCGGAGAGGGAAGTGTCCTACTTGGTGTACCAACTGAGGGAAGGCCATCCCAACCAGATATGCATTATTTCTATCATGTGAGCTtccagacagagggagaaggcaaagaggaagagggaaccCAGGGCTGTAGCCAGGAGTCAACAGATTATGATGACTCCACTCCTCTTGAGGACTCTGAGGAGCTCTACTTCGGTCGTGAACCACATGAGCTGgaggacagcagtgatggagaaaAGGATACTTAcaatgaggaggatgaggaggacgaATCACAAACGGGCTACTGGATCAAATGCTGCCTGAGCTGTCAGGTGAACCCCAATACGTGGGAGCCATACTACTCAACTGAGCTCCACCGGCCGGCCATGATCTTCTGCtccagaggggaggagggacaCTGGGTCCATGCACAGTGCATGGAGCTGTCTGAGACCCTGCTGCGCAGGCTCTCTCAGGGCAGCAAAAAGTACTTCTGCCTGGACCACGGAGGCCTGCCCTACCAGGAGATGACCCCACCTCGAGAGGTGATGCCTCTAAAGCGTACCCCCATGAAAGTTAAAGACAGGAAAACTCCTCCTGTAATCAAGATATCCCCTGCcaaaaaaagctttttcagaAGGCTTTTTGATTAA